From Oryzias latipes chromosome 18, ASM223467v1:
tgaaatgtttgttttcagtgaTTTCTCTGCTTTGGATCATCTAGAACTAAACGTTTGAACTGTTCAGATTCTGTGGAGTCATGTTTGGAGTCAGAAATGGAGAGAAATGAAAATCTCTAGAATGTGGATTGGAGACATTTTGGAACATGAATGTCAAACTTTTGGGAGTCCAATCTGTTTTCTGGTGGTTTCTTTGAACTTTGGGAttccaatgtttttgtgttgttgtcatgGGAACTGAAGGAAGCTGCAACACAAATGGAATCAGTGAGGTCACCATCCCAGACTTTCTCTGGTTTGTTCTCCACAGAAACACCAAGAGAAGAAGCTGAAGGAGAAGATTGTGTTTGTGGAAAGAAGAACATTTACAACTTTGTGTTCTTCCTGCTTCATTTGACAACTTTGGATTGTagatttgtgttttcatgtcTCTGTTTCTGATCATGTGATGACAATAAAAACCTCCTGATTCTTTGGTCTCCATTCCAGAGTTGGAGTgaaatgtgatgaagaaaagTGGGTCTTCCTGAGACTCAGACCCACAGAAATAACTGCATCCTGAGCTGCTTTTTGCTGCTAAAGTCTccaggaaaacacattttgctcTGATCTCACTGCCATTCATTTCATGAAGCCGTGTTCACAGTTAACTACATTGAGATGTTCTACCAGGTTTCTGTTCATCTATTAACCAGGTTGGTTCTGATTGTGAGACACAGATGCTCTTTTCTCTGGTATATTAAAATCAAATCCCTAAAGTGGCGtgaaggatttttaaaatatttcttttttcctgttctATGTGACATTTAGGTTGAAAGTAACAACACACTCCTATTTACTCAGATTTATTTCtctctttcctttttatttttaaatcctttctTTATCTTTAGGCTCTTTAAATGTCAGCGGATCAAGAAATGCCATAAAAGGTAAAGCGCTGTTTCACTAAACAATTGAAAAGTGACCTTTTTGTCTTTCAAGAGTCACATTCTAGCAGTAATGATAGAAACTTCTGGAAATCTCAATGGGGTGAAGATGTTTATGGTGGTCAGCTGGAACTCTCACAGTTAGACACATTCTTCTGAGCGACTGTGACAGTCAGGGTCATTCTGTGTTTCTGATAATATTCAGTAACATCTTTATTAACAGATACGGATACAACTCCAAACTGGAAAATGTTGAGCTCCTTTCTTTGACTGAAAATGATATAATTTATGGTTTAAATAATGCCGTTATTATAACAGTAGGTGATTTTAATATAGCATTAAATAATCAGATGGCCACCATGTCCTCTTCCTTCTGAGAGTCCCTTACATTCATTCATGCAGAGAGATAACCTGAAAGATTCCCAAACAAGGAAATCTCCATCTGTGAGGTAGGATTCAACCAACTAAAAGCTGTCCCAGTAATTCCAACCGTGTCATGAAGTCTGTTTAAAAGGACAGAGTGGTCCACTGTGTCAAAGGCTGAACTCAGGTCCAGTCAGACTAAAACAGATACTTTCTTCATGTCAGCATGTGACCTGAGATCATTTAAGACCCTGACAAGTGCCATCTCTGTTGAGTGATGAGatttaaaaccagactgaaacttttctaaaatgttattttcattaataaaatcattcagttgagtaaaaacaagcttttctgtgttttcatcaCTTGTCGTGGCGCTGCAGCatcaatcaagacaaaactgtTGAGCGTTTTCTCACCGATAGGACGTACAGTAGAAAGGTCATCACGGGGTCGTTGATCCCTCCCCTGTAGGATAGATGATCTAATGTCATCTATCTTAGTGGTGAAGTGGACTTCAAACTCCTCACAGGTTTTACTGCTAAAGGTGGACGGTGGTCAGAGGTTGGATTGATGTATTGattgtgtattctttgacctgtctgttgctcccaaaccaccgcctggccctgcagttgtccaaaggagacaaataaatgagagcactggggcacagtttgtagaaatgataaaccctgaaaacgtctctggtgccaatgttgatgaaatgctgaattctgttacttctagcatcttgaatgttctggatgccattgcccctatgaaggttaaattgataaaacatagacagaaagctccctggaggaacgatgatctagtcagggcacagaaacaacagtgccgcagagctgagcgaaactggcgcaagtcaaaactccaggttcattatggaatatataaggcggagttgtacgcttacaaccagatcttatgcagaacaagggaaaggtacttctctgaaatctttggaagttgcagcagcaactctcgtgtcctgttcacaacagttaacagattaactaaccctccaacctagctaccaatagaattggtttgtacacctaaatgtaatgagtttgctgtatttttcaatgacaaggttcagggcattaaaaaagccatcaactccacaacacatataactatcgaacggccacctactcactctaagctgactcactttgtacctgtcactgaccaaactgtccaagagaccatcacccgtctgagcccgtctacatgctgccttgatgtgttacccactagatttctaaagtctgtcttgaacagtgtgttgccatcaattactcaaatagttaacatgtctcttcaatctggaatatttccagaggccttaaaaactgcagtcattaaacccctcctgaaaaagagcggtcttgatcccactgtactgaataattacagacctatctctaatctgccatttttaggaaaagtccttgaaaaagttgtctaccaacagctcactgactttctcttattaaacaattcatttgatgttttccagtcaggttttagaccccatcatagcacagaaactgctcttatcaaggtaaccaacgacatccgcctgaacactgatgatggaaaagtctctgtcttaatcctgctagacctgagcgctgcctttgatactgttgatcatgggatccttttgcacagactccaagactgggttggcatctctggatctgcccctaagttggctcaagtcttatctagaagacaggaaatattttgttgaaattgggagttgtgtctcagactacatgggcttgaattgtggtgtgccccagggatcgatcctgggaccccttctgttcaacctctacatgctgccactagggcagttaatacgcagtaataacatatcttatcacaactatgcagatgatactcagatctatgtgtcactgacaacaggtgaatatgggccggtggattcactcaaccactgcctccaacagatcagcgcgtggatgcaggacaactttctccagctaaactcaaacaagaccgaagttattgtttttggcccacagaaacaaagagaaagtgtcagcagctaccttcattctctgtctcttaaaccctcaaatcaagtcagaaatctaggggtaatcatggactctgacctgaactttaacagccatatcaagtcaataacatcagcggcattttaccacctgaaaaacattgccaaaatcaaaaacataatctcaaagcgagacctggagatacttatccatgcatttgtctccagcaggttagactactgtaacggcctgctcaccggcctgtccaaacgagctgtaaaacagcttcagtacatccagaatgctgctgctcgagtcctgaccagaaccaggaagtatgatcacattagtcctgtgctcaggtctttgcactggctccctgtacctcaaagaatagacttcaaagcagctctgcttgtgtacaagtctctccatggccgagcaccaaagtacatctctgacatgttagtgccatatgaaccatctcgtactctgaggacctcaggggccggcctcctgttgattcccagagtcagaactaaacaaggggaatcagcgtttcaatattctgcagctaaaatctggaacagcctccctgaaggcgtaagacaggcctcttctgtgttcatgttcaaatctagacttaaaacatttctgtttagccgtgtatatgactgaaaggtcctatctgcacttttctttcctttccttcctttatttttaaatcaattttcaattattattatttttttttcttcttcttttttttcttttcttttaaagtaaattttacgttgattatttctatgatgtattgtgattttaatgcatttttctgttttgtgaagcaccttgaattactttgtgtacgaattgtgctatacaaataaacttgccttgccttgcctatttTATCAATTGTAGCAAAGATTTTTGGCTTTGACTGATTTTCTGCGATGAACTTTGAGAAACATTTCTATTAAGAAAAAATTATTAGCTTGTTTCTAAAAATGTGATGTATtgtgagttttgttttctgcCAGTGCCGTTCTGCCCTTCTTGTCATTCTTTTGAGTTTCCTAATGTCTTCAGTTCTCCAAGGAGGCGGAGCTTTCTCCTTAACTGTTTGTAGTTTTAATGGGGCAGAATTGTGGTGAGTTTATTATGGAAATGCTAAGTTTATAGATGGATATGAAAGAGTTGGTTGCTGATTTTCCAAATGTGAGATCAAgtttgcagccacttcaggaTGTAGACGGCGCCCTCTAATGGTTCTCTGAGGGAGCTTCTCCATTCTGCAGTCATGCTCCTTAAAAACAGACATGAATGATCAGAAATGCCCACATCCACAACAGAGGTGACTGAGGCCTTCAGGCCGTGAGTAAGCATCAGATCCAGAGTGTGACCTCTGTTGTGGGTGGGAACCTTCACATGCTGAACATAATCCATAACTGTTAAAACGTCACGGACAAACATCTCTGAAGGATCATCAGCGTGTACGTTAAAATCACCAAGAACcatcattttttctaaaatccatGTATACTGAggaaagcagaaataaaagatgaattATATTTAGGAGGTCTGAACACGATCAAACACAACACGACGGGATTATTAAATACTATAATACTGATATTCAAAGAagaatatttaataaacatagTGTCTCTAGAACCAATACCTGCAGATAAAACTGCAGTTGTCCCACCCCCCCgacctttttttctgtcctggTTTGTGAAGTTAAAAAGGGGGGGTTAAGATTGTGATCTAAAATAAAGtcatgaataagaaatgatttgtttGAAAGTGATTGAACATTTCAGAGTGACAGATAGATTCAGTTTGGTTGACTTATTGCTGTGACTGGCTGAGTTCTGGATTCTAGGATTATTATACCGTATGTCCAACAccagaggctttcagctctcatctgtctgctcagctgatggacaagttaaaaagaaagaataaatcaGACTTTTTCTAACGACtcctttgattttctttatccaGAGCTCaaataaataactaatatttatttACTAAATATTAGTTAGTTATGTAATTTAGTAACAAATCATCGTAGACATTTATTGATATCCACAAGTATTTGCAagaaagttttctttattcttcaACTTGAACTTCCCACCAGGTCAATAACCATCTCAGCATATGATGTATAGTTATGAGGATGAAACAAGCATTTTAGAGGAGATGCTCAAAGGAACAAAAGGCATGTAAGTCATGTGGGAGAACACACGTGTGGATCTGGGTCCTCATGGATGCTTTTGTGACTGTGCATGTCTCCATGACGGCTCAGCCGTGTTCTAAACTGCTGCTGCCATGCGATGAGTCGTGGCGTTCTTCCTCAGCTGCAAAGACAGAACGAGGATCTTTCTCTGGCGTCACATGGATGACCCAAACGTTTGACACGTTCCAGTGAAGACACGCTTGATGGTTTGGCACCCATGACTCTTTTATTCAAGACCTCCTTTAACATACATGTGCTTCGTCCCATCATTAAACGCAGTCGTCTCAGAGAAAATTACAAGGTGACAGTAAAAGACCATGTGACCGTCTGCCCCCTCAAACGTGACgttggaaccccccccccccatcactgGAAGCCTCTAGAGGAAACAGAACTAAACCCAGAAGAACAAAAGTGACGAGGTCATCCTGCAGGTAGAACCAGGAAACACTGGCTACATGTGTGGGAGGAGTCACAAGAAAGGGGGAGGGGCAAGcatcaaaacatcacagcatAAATTGAAAACAGGAAATTCCCCTCATCTTCCCATAACCGTCTGAAGGGACGGTCGCTGGACAGCCGCAGGACCCCTTCTTCTCACACGGGGGGTTCTGTTTTGCCGCTCGCCGCTCACCGCCACTCATGGAGGTCCAGCTGCACCacaaatgctcttttttttctaaactgatAAAAATCCCAGCAGATGGAGCTGGCAGTGAAAAGAATGAACGCTTCTAAAACAAGGAAATGAAGAGCAAACATTCCTAcatcagcagaaacagcagagcTCTGAACCAGACAGCATTTCTGACAGAGGAAGGTTTCTGACGGCGCCTCGGCACGCTAAGATGACCTTTGGTCCCACTTTGAGCAGCAGCGCTGAGCTTGGAGGGAAACGACCACAAAGAACCAAATCCACACGTCTGGTTCCAAGCATCCGTCTGCTCCGTTTTGGTCCCTTTGAGGATCATCTGTGAGGAACGCTTTCAGCTCCTAAACTGGATCTCAGCGActcgtaaaaagaaaaaaaggtcctAAACCCAAACTGAAGGAAAACCTAACAGCTGGGGGGGCTGGAGTTGCCCTGGAGAAAAGAAACCTTTAGGTCTCTGTGCTGATCCAGACCTGCAGGTGGGattggatcagaaccggatcaCGTGACCTCCATTACATACATGACCGAGTGACAGAAAGGAAGAAGGAGAAAGGAACCCCAAAGCTGAGAGGAGTACAGCCATGTTCCACATCGGACTGCATCCACAGGAAGCTTCAGTCCAGCAGCAGGGGGGTTGAAACAAACAGAGGGGGGGCTGGTTTGGGACACGGGGGACAATTTAGGACATGTGGGCCGGTTTGGGACACAGGGCTGGTTTGGGACACAGGGCTGGTTCAGGACATGGGGGCCTGTTTAGGACATGGGGGCCAGTTTGGGACATGGGGGCCAGTTTTGGACATGGGGGCCGGTTTGGGACATGGGGGCCTGTTTAGGACATGGGGGCCAGTTTGGGACATGGGGGCCAGTTTTGGACATGGGGGCCGGTTTGGGACATGGGGGCCAGTTTGGGACATGGGGGCCGGTTTGGGACATGGGCGCGGTTTGGGACATGGGCCCGGTTTGGGACATGGGGGCCGGTTTGGGACATGGGGGCCGGTTTGGGACATGGGGGCCAGTTTGGGACATGGGCCCGGTTTGGAACATGGGCCCGGTTTGGGACTTGGGGGCCGGTTTGGGACATGGGGGCTGGTTTGGGACACAGGGCTGGTTCAGGACATGGGGGCGTGTTTAGGACATGGGGGCCAGTTTGGGACATTGGGGCCAGTTTGTGACATGGGGGCCAGTTTGGAACATGGGGGCCAGTTTGGGACATGGGCCCGGTTTGGGACATGGGAGCCGGTTTGGGACATGGGAGCCGGTTTGGGACATGGGGGCCAGTTTTGAACATGGGGGCCGGTTTGGGACATGGGCCCGGTTTGGGACACAGGGGCCAGTTATGGACATGGGGGCCGGTTTGGGACACAGGGGCCGGTTTGGGACACGGGGGCCTGTATGGGACATGGGCCCGGTTTGGGACATGGGGGCCGGTTTAGGACATGGAGGCCAGTTTGGGACATGGGCCCGGTTTGGGACATGGGGGCCGGTTTAGGACATGGGGGCCAGTTTGGGACATGGGGGCCGGTTTGGGACATGGGGGCCGGTTTGGGACATGGGGGCCAGTTTGGGACATGGGGGCCGGTTTGGGACATGGGCGCGGTTTGGGACATGGGGGCCAGTTTGGGACATGGGGGCCGGTTTGGGACATGGGGGCCAGTTTGGGACATGGGGGCCGGTTTGGGACATGGGCGCGGTTTGGGACATGGGCCCGGTTTGGGACATGGGGGCCGGTTTGGGACATGGGGGCCGGTTTGGGACATGGGGGCCAGTTTGGGACATGGGGGCCAGTTTGGGACATTGGGGCCAGTTTGGGACATGGGGGCCTGTTTAGGACATGGGGGCCGGTTTAGGACATGGGGGCCAGTTTGGGACATGGGGGCCGGTTTGGGACATGGGGGCCGGTTTGGGACTTGGGGGCCGGTTTGGGACATGGGGGCTGGTTTGGGACACAGGGCTGGTTCAGGACATGGGGGCGTGTTTAGGACATGGGGGCCAGTTTGGGACATTGGGGCCAGTTTGGGACATGGGGGCCTGTTTAGGACATGGGGGCCAGTTTGGAACATGGGGGCCAGTTTGGGACATGGGCCCGGTTTGGGACATGGGGGCCGGTTTGGGACATGGGGGCCAGTTTTGAACATGGGGGCTGGTTTGGGACATGGGCCCGGTTTGGGACACGGGGGCCAGTTATGGACATGGGGCCGGTTTGGGACACAGGGGCCGGTTTGGGACACGGGGGCCTGTATGGGACATGGGCCCGGTTTGGGACATGGGGGCCGGTTTAGGACATGGGGGCCTGTTTGGGACATGGGCCCGGTTTGGGACATGGGAGCCGGTTTGGGACACAGGGCTGGTTCAGGACATGGGGGCCGGTTTGGGACATGGGGTCTGGTTCAGGACATGGGGGCGGGGTCGGCTGACTGCTGTTGGGCGTCTCCAGATCGTCGTCTCACCTGGAAAACAAGATTTGCAGAGTTTCAGCTGAAATGCCGACTCAGGACAGTTCCGTGACGGAACAGGAGCTTCCGTGACCCAGACGGCGGGACGGCCACCTACTTGGCGGGAACGGTGGGGGATCCTGAGCGGTGGAAGTGGATGTTCTGCCACTTGCTGTCCCGGCGGTGCCAGATGCGGGTCTCCTCGGACTGCGTGGTGCGAGGCAGGCCGCCGCCGTCGATGTACTGCGTCAGGCGGATGTAGGCGATGCAGGCGGCGTCGTCACCGATGAGGTGCACGTGGGGGTTGAGCAGGATGGTGTGAATGGGCTGCTTCCCCTTAGGGGGGGCTGTAAAGACAGGACACGGGGTCACATCTGAAGATCTTTCAGACCAGTTGAGGAGAATTTGAGGACATTTTAGCAGAAAAAGTCTAGACAGGAAGTCATGCCTGCAGTCCAGGCATGATGGGATGTCATCAGGACAGGTGTGGCATAAGTCATTGTCTGAGGTCAATATTTCTAG
This genomic window contains:
- the LOC111949244 gene encoding extensin-like; translated protein: MSQTGPHVLNRPPCPKPGPCPIQAPVSQTGPCVPNRPHVHNWPPCPKPGPCPKPAPMFKTGPHVPNRPPCPKPGPCPKLAPMFQTGPHVLNRPPCPKLAPMSQTGPHVLNTPPCPEPALCPKPAPMSQTGPQVPNRPPCPKPAPMSQTGPHVLNRPPCPKQAPMSQTGPNVPNWPPCPKLAPMSQTGPHVPNRPPCPKPGPCPKPRPCPKPAPMSQTGPHVPNRPPCPKLAPMSQTAPMSQTGPHVPNWPPCPKPAPMSQTGPHVPNWPPCPKPAPMSQTGPMSQTGLHVLNRPPCPKPGPCPIQAPVSQTGPCVPNRPPCP